In Camelina sativa cultivar DH55 chromosome 16, Cs, whole genome shotgun sequence, a single window of DNA contains:
- the LOC104752930 gene encoding 21 kDa protein-like → MKLLSQPQILLFSIAILLFITSSSSSLTPSPSPSPSPSSSSSPSSSRSPLLSPSSLPSPSLAPASPPQSSSSPSSSSSSSSSPSSSSPPPSSSISRHLNQTNLNYIKTSCNLTLYKTLCYISLSPYASKIISNPQKLAIIALNLTLTSAKSASKFIKNVSHGGGLTGLEAVAVADCVEEIGDSVISLQDSIRELDSINHKDSRKFEMVMSDVQTWVSAALTDDDTCMDGFRRIKTVVKDLVRQHVVKVARLTSNALALINMYASTQENLS, encoded by the coding sequence atgaaacTCTTATCTCAACCCCAAATCCTTCTTTTCTCCATAGccattcttctcttcatcacatcatcatcatcatcattaacaccatcaccatcaccatcaccatcaccatcatcatcatcatcaccatcatcatcacgaTCACCACtattatcaccatcatcattaccATCACCATCATTAGCACCAGCATCACCaccacaatcatcatcatcaccatcatcatcatcatcatcatcatcatcaccatcatcatcatcaccaccaccatcatcatctatATCAAGacatttaaatcaaaccaacttGAATTACATCAAAACTTCATGCAACCTCACACTCTACAAAACCCTTTGCTACATCTCTCTATCTCCTTACGCGTCAAAAATCATTTCCAACCCTCAAAAACTCGCCATCATCGCCCTTAATCTCACCCTCACCTCAGCCAAGTCCGCCTCTAAATTCATCAAAAACGTTTCTCATGGAGGTGGTCTAAcaggtttggaagcagttgctGTTGCTGACTGTGTGGAAGAGATTGGAGACTCGGTGATTTCACTTCAAGATTCGATAAGAGAGTTGGACTCGATCAACCATAAAGATAGTCGGAAGTTTGAGATGGTTATGTCAGATGTTCAGACATGGGTTAGTGCTGCTCTCACGGATGATGATACATGTATGGATGGTTTCAGGAGAATCAAAACGGTCGTGAAAGATTTGGTTCGGCAACATGTTGTTAAGGTTGCTCGGCTGACCAGCAACGCACTCGCTCTCATTAATATGTACGCCTCCACGCAAGAAAACTTATCATAG